Proteins from one Bradyrhizobium roseum genomic window:
- a CDS encoding pseudouridine synthase, which yields MPRDSDKNNDSRGRRDRPGGKGRSGDGKGRSGAARGPEKKFAKRGFAGKSEGDGERRPYAGKSDGAKSFGKKPYSGDRKPYAGKRDGDDRPPRRDFGDAPRPRGDRPYAARPSRGEDGEKRSFKPREDRGGGEKRPYTPRGDRPNFNRDDRPPRRGRTSGPGERDDARPAGRSSDRKFSDRKPYTPREGGGEKRPYTPRGEGFRKDGDRPRGDRPFSARPSRDGDRPRGDRPDRKFGGERKFSSRGAPDRGPRKDFGDRPDRGDSKPWQKREDRGERDSRPARDGARSFDKPRFDRSRDDRGGEERPRFSRSREDRPKFDRPRERPAGRTDWQEHPRSEVGDDRPRRENEDDSKIFAKRPAFGGRGAYRERQPEFDKRAPQPPRAKKSGERIAKVVSRAGLASRRDAEEWITQGRVTVNGRVINSPALDVTANDSIAVDGKVLPPRERTRLFMYHKPRGLMTTHADPEGRPTVFDNLPEGLPRLISIGRLDFNTEGLLLLTNDGGLARALELPDTGWLRRYRVRAHGEVTQAQLDELKKGVEVDGVKYGSIDATLERDQGANVWLVFAIREGKNREVRNVMAHLGLEVNRLIRVSYGPFQLGELEEGQVEEVKTRVLREQLGEKIATLAGADFNRPMPGEQSGEKSDDEGTEAPRAKKPVKPAGKSALIADRKGRRVLVQRTGSEEARARNEEEANGYGPPRRPKRGYHGKRDLTPRDE from the coding sequence ATGCCCCGCGATAGCGACAAAAACAACGATTCCCGCGGCCGGCGCGACCGGCCCGGCGGCAAGGGTCGCTCCGGAGACGGCAAGGGCCGCTCCGGGGCTGCGAGGGGGCCGGAGAAGAAGTTCGCCAAGCGCGGGTTTGCCGGCAAGAGTGAAGGCGACGGCGAGCGGCGTCCCTATGCCGGAAAGTCCGACGGCGCGAAATCGTTCGGCAAGAAGCCCTATTCCGGGGATCGAAAGCCTTACGCCGGCAAGCGCGACGGCGACGACCGTCCGCCGCGCCGGGATTTTGGAGATGCCCCGCGTCCGCGCGGCGATCGGCCATATGCCGCCCGGCCGTCACGCGGTGAAGATGGTGAAAAGCGGTCGTTCAAGCCGCGTGAAGATCGCGGCGGTGGCGAGAAACGCCCGTACACGCCGCGCGGCGACCGTCCGAATTTCAACCGCGACGACCGTCCGCCGCGGCGGGGCCGCACGAGCGGCCCTGGGGAGCGCGACGATGCGCGTCCGGCGGGACGTTCGTCCGATCGAAAGTTCAGCGACAGGAAGCCCTATACCCCGCGCGAAGGCGGCGGCGAAAAGCGGCCCTATACGCCGCGCGGCGAAGGCTTTCGCAAGGACGGCGACCGTCCGCGTGGCGATCGGCCGTTTAGTGCCCGGCCATCGCGCGACGGCGATCGCCCTCGTGGCGACAGGCCTGACAGAAAATTCGGCGGTGAGCGCAAATTCTCCTCGCGCGGCGCGCCCGATCGTGGCCCGCGTAAGGATTTTGGCGATCGTCCCGATCGTGGCGATTCAAAACCGTGGCAGAAGCGCGAGGATCGGGGCGAACGCGACTCGCGTCCCGCCCGCGACGGTGCGCGCAGTTTCGACAAGCCGCGCTTTGACCGCTCCCGCGACGACCGCGGCGGCGAGGAGCGTCCGCGCTTTTCGCGTTCGCGCGAGGATCGCCCGAAATTCGACCGTCCGCGCGAGCGGCCGGCGGGCCGCACCGATTGGCAGGAACATCCGCGCAGTGAAGTGGGTGACGATCGGCCGCGCCGCGAGAACGAGGACGACAGCAAGATTTTCGCAAAACGCCCGGCTTTCGGCGGCCGGGGGGCCTATCGTGAACGCCAACCTGAATTCGACAAGCGCGCGCCGCAACCGCCGCGCGCCAAGAAATCCGGGGAGCGCATCGCCAAGGTGGTGTCCCGCGCTGGCCTGGCCTCGCGCCGCGACGCCGAGGAATGGATCACGCAGGGCCGCGTCACCGTCAACGGCCGCGTCATCAATTCGCCGGCGCTTGACGTCACCGCGAACGACTCCATCGCCGTCGACGGCAAGGTGCTGCCGCCGCGCGAGCGCACGCGGCTGTTCATGTATCACAAGCCGCGCGGGCTGATGACCACGCATGCCGATCCCGAGGGGCGGCCGACCGTGTTCGACAATCTGCCCGAGGGCCTGCCGCGGCTGATCTCGATCGGCCGGCTCGATTTCAACACCGAAGGCCTGCTGCTGCTGACCAATGACGGCGGCTTGGCGCGCGCGCTCGAACTACCTGATACGGGCTGGTTGCGGCGCTATCGCGTGCGCGCCCATGGCGAGGTCACGCAGGCGCAGCTCGATGAGCTCAAGAAGGGTGTCGAGGTCGACGGCGTCAAATACGGCTCGATCGACGCGACGCTGGAGCGTGACCAGGGTGCCAATGTCTGGCTGGTGTTCGCGATCCGCGAAGGCAAGAACCGCGAGGTCCGCAACGTCATGGCGCATCTCGGCCTCGAGGTGAACCGGCTGATCCGCGTCTCCTACGGGCCGTTCCAGCTTGGCGAGCTGGAGGAAGGCCAGGTGGAGGAAGTCAAGACGCGGGTGCTGCGCGAGCAGCTCGGGGAAAAGATCGCCACGCTCGCGGGGGCGGATTTCAACCGGCCGATGCCGGGTGAACAATCTGGCGAAAAATCCGACGACGAAGGGACGGAGGCGCCGCGCGCCAAGAAGCCGGTCAAGCCGGCGGGCAAGAGCGCGCTGATCGCCGACCGCAAGGGCCGCCGCGTGCTGGTGCAGCGCACCGGCAGCGAGGAAGCCCGCGCCCGCAACGAGGAAGAGGCCAACGGCTACGGCCCGCCGCGTCGCCCCAAGCGCGGCTATCACGGCAAGCGCGATCTGACGCCGCGGGACGAGTAG
- a CDS encoding nucleoside deaminase, protein MTAPSFMDLALEMAENAGKSGEVPIGCVIVRGDEVIASAGNRTLTDRDPTAHAEILAIRQAAKAIGSERLVDCDLYVTLEPCTMCAGAISFARIRRLYYGAADPKGGAVDSGVRFFAQPTCHHVPEVYSAVGETEAATLLRDFFKVRR, encoded by the coding sequence ATGACTGCCCCTTCTTTCATGGATTTGGCGCTCGAAATGGCCGAAAACGCCGGAAAATCCGGCGAAGTGCCGATCGGGTGTGTCATCGTCAGGGGCGATGAGGTGATCGCTAGCGCCGGCAACCGGACCCTGACCGACCGCGACCCGACCGCGCATGCCGAGATTCTGGCGATCCGGCAGGCCGCCAAGGCGATCGGGAGCGAGCGACTGGTCGATTGCGACCTCTACGTCACGCTGGAGCCCTGCACGATGTGCGCGGGTGCGATCTCGTTCGCCCGGATCCGGCGGCTCTATTACGGCGCCGCCGACCCCAAGGGCGGCGCCGTGGATTCCGGCGTGCGGTTCTTTGCCCAGCCAACCTGCCATCATGTGCCGGAGGTCTATTCCGCAGTGGGCGAGACCGAGGCCGCGACGCTGCTCAGGGATTTTTTCAAGGTGCGGCGGTAG
- a CDS encoding alpha/beta fold hydrolase has product MPDLADLFPGYASEWINTSSGRIFARVGGKGPPLLLLHGFSSTHVMWHPVAPQLADKFTLIIADLPGYGWSDMPDSDDNHTPYTKRAMAKVMVETMEQLGHVHFALAGHDRGGRVSYRLALDHPGRLSKLAVLDIAPTYDYWEKLNRLSALKIYHWAFLAQPYPLPETLVASNGEFFLRQKMASQTKSQTLDEIDPRALEHYLAPFRDPARIHAMCEDYRAGAYADYEIDKADVEAGKKITVPMLALWGDAGVASAATTPLDTWKKWATKVEGAAVDSGHFLPEENPDVTAKLLREFFLKG; this is encoded by the coding sequence ATGCCCGATCTCGCCGATCTATTCCCCGGATACGCTTCCGAATGGATCAACACCTCGTCGGGCCGCATCTTCGCCCGCGTCGGCGGCAAGGGCCCACCGCTGCTGCTGCTGCATGGGTTCTCGTCAACGCATGTGATGTGGCACCCGGTGGCGCCGCAACTGGCGGACAAGTTCACGCTGATCATTGCTGATCTGCCTGGCTATGGCTGGTCGGACATGCCCGACAGCGACGACAACCACACGCCCTACACCAAGCGCGCGATGGCGAAGGTGATGGTGGAGACGATGGAGCAGCTTGGCCATGTGCATTTCGCACTCGCCGGGCACGACCGCGGCGGCCGGGTGTCATACCGGCTGGCGCTCGATCATCCCGGCCGGCTGTCGAAATTGGCCGTGCTCGATATCGCGCCGACCTATGATTACTGGGAAAAGCTGAACCGGCTCTCCGCGCTGAAGATCTATCACTGGGCGTTTCTGGCGCAGCCATACCCGCTGCCGGAGACCCTGGTCGCAAGCAATGGCGAGTTTTTTCTCCGGCAGAAGATGGCGAGCCAGACCAAATCGCAGACACTGGATGAAATCGATCCGCGGGCACTGGAGCATTATCTCGCGCCGTTCCGCGATCCCGCGCGCATCCACGCGATGTGCGAGGACTATCGCGCGGGTGCCTATGCCGACTATGAGATCGACAAGGCGGATGTCGAGGCCGGCAAGAAGATCACGGTCCCTATGCTGGCGCTGTGGGGCGATGCCGGTGTGGCGAGTGCCGCGACCACGCCGCTCGACACGTGGAAGAAATGGGCGACGAAGGTGGAGGGGGCGGCGGTGGATTCGGGGCATTTTCTGCCCGAGGAGAACCCGGATGTGACGGCGAAGCTGCTGCGGGAGTTTTTTCTCAAAGGCTAG
- the rsmD gene encoding 16S rRNA (guanine(966)-N(2))-methyltransferase RsmD: MRVVGGRLKGRNLASPSTQAIRPTADRLRESVFNILIHAYDDPIQDARVLDLFAGTGALGIEAVSRGAAFTLFIDNGAEARALLRNNVEALGLGGVTKVYRRDATNLGPAHPMEPFSLAFLDPPYGKGLAEKALASLRDGGWLTPGALAVVEEAKAAAFVAPQGFEELERRAYDDTEFVFLRGP, from the coding sequence ATGCGCGTCGTCGGCGGAAGACTGAAGGGCCGTAATCTGGCGTCGCCATCCACGCAGGCGATCCGCCCGACGGCGGACCGGCTGCGCGAGTCCGTGTTCAACATCCTGATCCACGCCTACGACGATCCGATTCAAGACGCGCGCGTGCTCGACCTGTTCGCCGGCACCGGCGCGCTCGGCATCGAGGCGGTCTCGCGCGGGGCGGCGTTCACGCTGTTCATCGACAACGGCGCCGAAGCGCGGGCGCTGTTGCGCAACAATGTCGAGGCGCTCGGCCTCGGCGGCGTGACAAAGGTCTATCGCCGCGACGCCACCAACCTAGGCCCGGCGCATCCGATGGAGCCGTTCTCGCTGGCCTTCCTCGATCCGCCCTATGGCAAGGGTCTAGCGGAGAAAGCGCTGGCCTCGCTGCGCGATGGCGGCTGGCTGACGCCGGGGGCGCTTGCGGTGGTGGAGGAAGCGAAGGCCGCGGCGTTCGTCGCGCCCCAAGGCTTCGAGGAGCTGGAGCGGCGCGCGTATGACGATACGGAGTTCGTGTTTTTGCGAGGTCCGTAA
- the xseA gene encoding exodeoxyribonuclease VII large subunit codes for MPVAQNLINAPEFTVSELSTALKRTVEDTFGHVRVRGEISGFRGPHSSGHCYFALKDESAKIEAVVWKFAHARMRFKPQEGLEVIATGKLTTYPNSSKYQIVIESLEPAGIGALMALMEERKKKLAAEGLFDEARKQLLPWLPEVIGVVTSPTGAVIRDILHRLEDRFPRRVLVWPVKVQGDGSAEQVAAAIRGFNALPAGGRVPRPDLLIVARGGGSLEDLWSFNEEIVVRAAAESMIPLISAVGHETDITLIDFAADKRAPTPTAAAEMAVPVRSELFVEVESLARRTMVCWQRGQESRRNELRAAARALPGLSELLAIPRQRLDHLGAALPRGLKANTHAHHRRFSHLAAGLTLKVLRGQVAQANHRLTVSGERIRLSARALLRSRRDRFAGLEVRLKASRLSNAQAQRNAIARANERTQRLAERARRALLTAMQRLDARVAHSGQLLSALSYRSVLARGFALVRDEQGHAVHAAAAIGPNARLSIEFADGRVGAMADADRPQATAPAASTKATTHEAKPATPKRAVKPADQGSLF; via the coding sequence ATGCCTGTTGCCCAAAACCTCATCAACGCGCCCGAATTCACCGTCTCGGAACTGTCCACCGCCCTGAAACGGACGGTCGAGGACACCTTCGGCCATGTCCGCGTCCGTGGCGAAATCTCCGGCTTCCGCGGGCCGCATTCCTCCGGTCATTGCTATTTCGCGCTGAAGGACGAGAGCGCCAAGATCGAGGCGGTAGTCTGGAAGTTTGCCCATGCGCGGATGCGCTTCAAGCCGCAGGAAGGGCTGGAGGTCATCGCCACCGGCAAGCTGACGACCTATCCCAATTCCTCAAAATACCAGATCGTCATCGAGTCGCTGGAGCCCGCCGGCATCGGCGCGCTGATGGCGCTGATGGAAGAGCGCAAGAAAAAGCTTGCCGCCGAAGGGCTGTTCGACGAGGCGCGCAAGCAATTGCTGCCCTGGCTGCCGGAGGTGATCGGCGTCGTCACCTCGCCGACGGGTGCCGTTATCCGCGACATCCTGCACCGGCTGGAGGATCGCTTTCCCCGCCGCGTGCTGGTGTGGCCGGTCAAGGTGCAGGGCGACGGCTCGGCCGAACAGGTGGCTGCCGCGATCCGCGGTTTCAACGCGCTGCCGGCAGGCGGGCGCGTTCCACGGCCGGATCTGTTGATCGTTGCGCGCGGCGGCGGCTCGCTGGAGGATCTGTGGTCGTTCAACGAGGAGATCGTGGTCCGCGCCGCCGCCGAAAGCATGATCCCGCTGATCTCGGCCGTCGGGCATGAGACCGATATCACGCTGATCGATTTCGCCGCCGACAAGCGCGCCCCGACGCCGACGGCGGCGGCCGAAATGGCCGTTCCCGTCCGCAGCGAATTGTTCGTCGAGGTCGAGAGCCTGGCGCGGCGCACGATGGTGTGCTGGCAGCGCGGGCAGGAGAGCCGCCGCAACGAATTGCGCGCCGCGGCCCGTGCGCTGCCGGGTTTGAGTGAATTGCTCGCGATCCCCCGGCAGCGGCTGGATCACCTCGGTGCCGCCCTGCCCCGCGGGTTGAAGGCCAATACGCACGCCCACCACCGCCGCTTCTCGCATCTTGCCGCCGGCCTGACGCTGAAGGTGCTGCGCGGACAGGTGGCGCAGGCCAACCATCGTCTCACCGTGTCGGGGGAACGTATCCGGCTATCCGCCCGCGCCCTGCTGCGCAGCCGGCGCGATCGTTTCGCCGGGCTCGAGGTCCGGCTGAAGGCGTCACGACTCTCCAACGCCCAGGCGCAGCGCAATGCCATCGCGCGCGCCAATGAGCGCACGCAGCGGCTGGCCGAGCGTGCCCGCCGCGCGCTTCTGACCGCCATGCAGCGCCTCGATGCGCGTGTCGCCCACAGCGGCCAGTTGCTGTCGGCGCTGTCGTATCGCAGCGTACTCGCCCGCGGCTTTGCGCTGGTGCGCGACGAACAGGGACACGCGGTACATGCCGCCGCCGCGATCGGGCCGAACGCGCGCCTGTCGATCGAATTCGCAGACGGCCGCGTTGGCGCCATGGCCGATGCGGATCGGCCGCAGGCCACGGCGCCCGCCGCGAGCACGAAAGCGACGACGCACGAGGCGAAGCCGGCGACGCCGAAGCGCGCCGTCAAGCCGGCTGATCAGGGCAGCCTGTTCTAG
- a CDS encoding winged helix-turn-helix domain-containing protein: MSGLDDIIHQPLRLRVMAALNAMPANAGLEFAKLKKLTGATDGNLGAHIETLSKAGYVAVAKAFVGKKPQTTVTATAAGRGAFARHVAMLQEIIAASGRQT, translated from the coding sequence ATGTCGGGCCTCGACGACATCATCCATCAGCCGTTGCGCCTGCGTGTCATGGCGGCATTGAACGCCATGCCGGCAAATGCCGGGCTGGAGTTCGCCAAGCTGAAGAAATTGACCGGCGCCACCGACGGCAATCTCGGCGCCCATATCGAAACGCTCTCGAAAGCAGGCTATGTTGCGGTCGCAAAGGCCTTTGTCGGCAAGAAGCCGCAGACCACGGTGACCGCCACCGCCGCCGGGCGGGGCGCGTTCGCCCGCCACGTCGCGATGCTGCAGGAAATCATCGCCGCCTCGGGAAGGCAGACATAA
- a CDS encoding acyl-CoA dehydrogenase family protein: MSIDFEIPAEAKAIREKVRQWVHEECIPAEKELDTRPLAEVLGPLRAKARARGLWCPWVPKEYGGMGLGPLANALVQMELGESMLGALSMNTQGPDDASMMTILAHGTEYQKEKFLKPLLNGDKRICFSMTEKAAGADATGMQTTAVKDGNENYILNGEKWFSSSASVADMALVMAKTDPNAPRHKQYSTFIVELPNPGYKIKRNVANMAIEGPHDHAIHGGHSEIEIKDLKVSADNLVGGEGNGFAMGQHRLAYGRLRHGMHNVAKAQRALDMAVGHITTRSTFGQLISDRQAVQFMLADCAEQLYIGRLMLLHIAYKAEKGLDIRQENSIAKIFHAHMVHKVIDTAIQLHGALGFSQDTPLAKWYTQVRAQRLVDGPDEVHKWKIGKNVIKAFREHGTTASAVGGDLL; this comes from the coding sequence ATGTCGATCGATTTCGAAATCCCGGCCGAAGCCAAGGCGATCCGCGAAAAGGTCCGCCAGTGGGTGCATGAGGAATGCATCCCGGCGGAGAAGGAACTCGACACCAGGCCGCTCGCCGAGGTGCTCGGGCCGCTCCGTGCAAAAGCCCGCGCGCGCGGCCTGTGGTGCCCGTGGGTTCCGAAGGAATATGGCGGCATGGGGCTCGGCCCGCTAGCGAACGCGCTGGTGCAGATGGAGCTCGGCGAGAGCATGCTGGGCGCGCTGTCGATGAATACGCAGGGCCCCGACGACGCCTCGATGATGACGATCCTCGCCCACGGCACGGAATATCAGAAGGAAAAATTCCTCAAGCCGCTGCTGAATGGCGACAAGCGCATCTGCTTCTCGATGACCGAAAAGGCCGCCGGCGCCGACGCCACCGGCATGCAGACCACGGCGGTGAAGGACGGCAACGAGAATTACATCCTGAACGGCGAGAAGTGGTTTTCCTCTTCCGCCAGCGTCGCCGACATGGCGCTTGTGATGGCCAAGACCGACCCGAACGCGCCGCGCCACAAGCAGTATTCGACCTTCATCGTCGAACTGCCGAACCCCGGCTACAAGATCAAGCGCAACGTCGCCAACATGGCGATCGAAGGTCCGCATGACCACGCGATCCATGGCGGCCACTCCGAGATCGAGATCAAGGATCTGAAAGTGTCGGCCGACAACCTGGTCGGCGGCGAAGGCAACGGCTTTGCCATGGGCCAGCACCGCCTCGCCTATGGCCGGCTGCGCCACGGCATGCACAACGTCGCCAAGGCGCAGCGCGCGCTCGACATGGCGGTCGGCCACATCACCACGCGCTCGACCTTCGGCCAACTGATCTCCGACCGTCAGGCCGTCCAGTTCATGCTCGCGGACTGCGCCGAACAACTCTACATCGGCCGCCTGATGCTGCTGCATATCGCCTACAAGGCGGAAAAGGGCCTCGACATCCGGCAGGAGAACTCGATCGCAAAGATCTTCCATGCCCACATGGTGCACAAGGTGATCGACACCGCGATCCAGCTCCACGGCGCGCTCGGCTTCAGCCAGGATACGCCGCTGGCGAAGTGGTACACGCAGGTGCGCGCACAGCGGCTGGTCGATGGTCCGGACGAAGTGCACAAATGGAAGATCGGCAAGAACGTCATCAAGGCGTTCCGCGAGCATGGTACGACGGCGAGTGCCGTGGGTGGCGATTTGCTGTAA
- the mutL gene encoding DNA mismatch repair endonuclease MutL, which produces MPVRQLPEQVVNRIAAGEVVERPASVVKELVENAIDAGASRVDIFTDGGGRRRIGITDDGSGMTHADLALAVDRHATSKLDDEDLLHIRTLGFRGEALPSIGAVAKLGITTRHRSEPHAWSLSVEGGEKSPIMPAALSQGTRVEVSDLFYATPARLKFLKTDRTEAEAIREVVRRLAMARPDIAFTLAGEERAPVTWAAALPGAAGRLTRLGDILGSDFRSSAIEVRAEREGVVVEGFAAAPSLTRANALGQYLFVNGRPVRDKLILGAVRAAYSDYLPRDRHPVVALFVTLEPQEVDANVHPAKTEVRFRNAGLVRALIVHALKEGLAREGRRTAANTDGAALSAFRPSFAPRPTNWDWRSSPSYPVNSAPSFGGAMASALAEAGQAAFDVGTPTADVRFEAQPAPDMLDRPLGAARTQIHETYIVSQTRDGLIVVDQHAAHERIVYERLKASLAKNGVQRQILLIPEIVELDEATVEKLLDRAEELASFGLAIDSFGPGAVAVRETPSLLGKANAAGLLRDLAEHMSEWDEALPLERRLMHVAATMACHGSVRAGRRLKPEEMNALLREMEDTPNSGQCNHGRPTYVELKLSDIEKLFGRR; this is translated from the coding sequence ACCGCATCGCCGCCGGCGAAGTGGTCGAACGTCCCGCGAGCGTCGTGAAGGAGCTGGTAGAGAACGCCATCGACGCCGGCGCCAGCCGCGTCGACATTTTTACCGATGGCGGTGGAAGGCGGCGGATCGGCATCACCGACGACGGCAGCGGCATGACGCATGCCGATCTCGCGCTGGCCGTCGATCGCCACGCCACGTCCAAGCTCGACGACGAGGATCTGCTGCACATCCGCACGCTTGGATTCCGCGGCGAGGCGCTGCCCTCGATCGGCGCGGTGGCGAAGCTCGGCATCACCACGCGGCATCGCAGCGAGCCGCATGCCTGGTCACTGTCGGTCGAAGGCGGAGAGAAATCGCCGATCATGCCGGCGGCGCTCTCGCAGGGCACCCGCGTCGAGGTCAGCGATCTCTTTTACGCGACGCCGGCACGGTTGAAATTCCTCAAGACCGATCGCACCGAGGCCGAAGCGATCCGCGAAGTGGTACGGCGGCTGGCGATGGCGCGGCCCGACATCGCCTTCACATTGGCCGGCGAGGAACGCGCGCCGGTGACCTGGGCCGCCGCGCTGCCCGGCGCGGCCGGCCGGCTGACGCGGCTTGGCGATATCCTGGGCAGCGATTTTCGTTCCAGCGCCATTGAAGTGCGCGCCGAGCGCGAGGGCGTCGTGGTCGAAGGCTTTGCCGCGGCGCCATCACTGACGCGGGCGAACGCGCTCGGACAGTATCTGTTCGTCAACGGCCGCCCGGTGCGCGACAAGCTGATCCTCGGCGCGGTACGCGCGGCCTATTCGGATTACCTGCCGCGTGACCGTCATCCCGTGGTGGCGCTGTTCGTGACGCTGGAGCCGCAGGAGGTCGACGCCAATGTGCACCCGGCCAAGACCGAGGTGCGGTTTCGCAACGCGGGCCTCGTCCGCGCCCTGATCGTGCACGCGCTGAAGGAAGGCCTCGCCCGCGAGGGCAGGCGCACCGCCGCCAATACCGACGGCGCGGCGCTGTCAGCGTTTCGCCCGTCGTTTGCGCCGCGCCCAACCAATTGGGACTGGCGCAGCTCGCCTTCCTATCCGGTCAATTCAGCACCTTCGTTCGGCGGCGCGATGGCGTCGGCCCTCGCGGAAGCCGGACAGGCCGCGTTCGATGTTGGTACACCGACCGCCGACGTGCGCTTCGAGGCGCAGCCCGCACCCGATATGCTCGACCGCCCGCTCGGCGCGGCGCGCACGCAGATCCACGAGACCTATATCGTGTCGCAGACCCGCGACGGGTTAATCGTCGTGGACCAGCACGCCGCGCATGAGCGCATCGTCTATGAGCGGCTGAAGGCCTCGCTGGCGAAGAACGGCGTACAGCGGCAGATCCTGCTGATTCCCGAAATTGTCGAGCTTGACGAGGCGACCGTCGAAAAACTGCTGGATCGCGCCGAGGAGCTGGCATCGTTCGGCCTGGCGATCGATTCCTTCGGCCCCGGTGCGGTGGCCGTGCGCGAAACGCCGTCGTTGCTCGGCAAGGCCAACGCGGCGGGACTTCTCCGCGATCTCGCCGAACACATGAGCGAATGGGACGAGGCGCTGCCGCTGGAACGGCGTTTGATGCATGTCGCCGCCACCATGGCCTGCCACGGCTCGGTCCGCGCCGGCCGCCGCCTCAAGCCGGAAGAGATGAATGCGCTGCTGCGCGAGATGGAAGACACGCCGAACTCCGGCCAGTGCAACCACGGCCGGCCGACCTATGTGGAATTGAAGCTGAGCGATATCGAGAAGCTGTTCGGGAGACGATAG
- the purD gene encoding phosphoribosylamine--glycine ligase, translating into MNILLLGSGGREHALAWKIAASPLLTKLWCAPGNAGIAREAECVALDVADHSAVIDFCKQNAVDFVVVGPETPLAAGIVDDLAKVGIKAFGPGRQAAQLEGSKGFTKDLCSEFNIPTGAYGRFTTADDALAYVRKQGAPIVVKADGLAAGKGVVVAKTLDEAEAAIAMMFDGGFGSAGAEVVIEEFLEGREISFFALCDGETAIPLASAQDHKRVFDHDEGPNTGGMGAYSPTPFVTPEVHDQIMARIILPTVAGMKKRGMPFKGVLYAGVMLTAQGPKLFEYNVRFGDPECQVLMLRMMSDIVPALLAACDGELKHFGLRWFPDPALTVVMAAKGYPGDYKKGTRIDGLDDAAGIEGVEIFHAGTVAKDGAILANGGRVLNVCAMGKTVREAQQRAYQAVDRIKWPDGFCRRDIAWQAVEQERS; encoded by the coding sequence ATGAACATCCTCCTGCTCGGTTCCGGCGGCCGCGAACACGCTCTCGCATGGAAGATCGCCGCTTCTCCGCTGCTGACCAAACTGTGGTGCGCGCCGGGCAATGCCGGGATTGCGCGCGAAGCCGAGTGCGTGGCGCTTGACGTTGCTGATCATTCGGCGGTGATCGATTTCTGCAAGCAGAACGCCGTGGATTTCGTCGTGGTCGGCCCGGAGACGCCACTGGCAGCGGGCATCGTCGACGACCTCGCGAAAGTCGGCATCAAGGCGTTCGGGCCAGGCAGGCAGGCGGCGCAGCTCGAAGGGTCCAAGGGATTTACCAAGGACCTCTGTAGCGAGTTCAATATTCCGACCGGCGCCTATGGCCGCTTCACCACGGCGGACGATGCGTTGGCCTATGTGCGCAAACAGGGCGCACCGATCGTGGTCAAGGCCGATGGCTTGGCCGCCGGCAAGGGCGTCGTCGTCGCCAAGACGCTCGACGAAGCCGAGGCGGCCATCGCCATGATGTTCGACGGCGGGTTCGGGTCGGCCGGCGCGGAAGTCGTGATAGAGGAATTTCTCGAAGGCCGCGAGATCAGCTTCTTCGCGCTATGCGACGGCGAGACCGCGATCCCGCTGGCCTCTGCGCAGGACCACAAGCGCGTGTTCGACCATGACGAGGGCCCGAACACCGGCGGCATGGGCGCCTATTCGCCGACGCCGTTCGTCACGCCCGAAGTGCACGACCAGATCATGGCGCGGATCATCCTGCCGACGGTCGCCGGCATGAAGAAACGCGGCATGCCGTTCAAGGGCGTGCTCTATGCCGGCGTGATGCTGACGGCACAGGGTCCAAAACTGTTCGAATACAACGTCCGCTTCGGCGATCCCGAATGCCAGGTGCTGATGCTGCGGATGATGTCCGACATCGTGCCGGCGTTGCTGGCGGCCTGCGACGGCGAACTGAAGCATTTTGGCCTGCGCTGGTTTCCCGATCCGGCGCTGACGGTTGTGATGGCGGCGAAGGGTTATCCCGGCGACTACAAGAAAGGCACGCGCATCGACGGCCTCGATGACGCCGCCGGCATCGAGGGTGTCGAGATTTTCCATGCCGGCACGGTGGCGAAGGACGGCGCCATTCTCGCCAATGGCGGGCGCGTGCTGAACGTGTGCGCGATGGGCAAGACCGTGCGCGAGGCGCAGCAGCGCGCCTATCAAGCTGTTGATCGCATCAAATGGCCGGACGGTTTCTGCCGCCGCGACATCGCCTGGCAGGCCGTGGAGCAGGAGCGAAGCTAA